In Helianthus annuus cultivar XRQ/B chromosome 9, HanXRQr2.0-SUNRISE, whole genome shotgun sequence, the following are encoded in one genomic region:
- the LOC110875690 gene encoding L10-interacting MYB domain-containing protein-like: protein MDLFAVAGSVCLLLDLFALLYPYASIMYAYHTNVVDCETSTKKNKPKFLWNNDAFMDFVEACKLECIKGNKPCGHFNKIGWENIEKTMNEKTGKVFDRKQLKNKWDSMKKDWKLYDRLIRLETGISGTRSLIEASDEWWEEKIKVNKDFVKFKGANLEIFVSHYAPLFRDCVVVGDQTQTPLQFLNDNNPSDVRLEENVEGKGDISLKVVRDVANKRSTKSKTSSFEEKLDVVLDALSTKSTQTFPPNGPSATIADCMNIVVTFPDFEEGSKKYSQALRVFIKKQNREAFMYPTTHEAKMEFLKLLMEE, encoded by the exons ATGGATCTGTTTGCTGTTGCTGGATCTGTTTGCTTGTTGCTGGATCTGTTTGCTTTATTGTATCCGTATGCAAGT ATAATGTATGCTTACCACACAAATGTTGTTGATTGTGAAACGTCAACTAAAAAGAATAAACCAAAATTCTTGTGGAATAATGATGCGTTTATGGACTTTGTCGAAGCTTGCAAGCTTGAATGTATAAAAGGGAATAAACCTTGTGGTCACTTTAATAAGATTGGGTGGGAGAATATAGAAAAAACCATGAACGAAAAAACCGGCAAAGTCTTTGATAGAAAACAACTTAAAAACAAATGGGACTCCATGAAAAAAGATTGGAAGCTTTATGACCGCTTAATAAGGCTTGAAACTGGGATCAGTGGGACAAGAAGCTTAATCGAGGCATCAGATGAGTGGTGGGAGGAGAAAATAAAG GTAAATAAAGACTTTGTCAAATTTAAGGGTGCAAATTTGGAAATATTCGTGTCGCATTATGCTCCTTTATTTCGGGATTGTGTTGTCGTTGGGGATCAAACTCAGACGCCGTTGCAATTTTTAAACGATAACAATCCGAGCGATGTTCGACTCGAGGAAAACGTGGAGGGGAAAGGAGATA TTTCGTTGAAAGTAGTTCGAGATGTTGCCAACAAACGTTCAACCAAGAGTAAAACTTCATCTTTTGAGGAAAAGCTAGATGTTGTACTTGATGCCTTATCAACAAAAAGCACTCAAACGTTTCCACCAAATGGTCCCTCGGCTACAATAGCGGATTGCATGAACATTGTCGTCACTTTTCCCGACTTTGAAGAAGGTTCAAAAAAGTATTCACAAGCCTTGCGTGTCTTCATCAAAAAGCAAAACCGTGAAGCTTTTATGTATCCAACGACTCATGAAGCAAAGATGGAGTTCCTTAAGTTACTTATGGAAGAATGA
- the LOC110874326 gene encoding uncharacterized protein LOC110874326, whose product MVVCDFNMCFTFVWAGWEGTAHDTRIFNEALETPELQFPHPTGDKYYVVDVGYPNTRGYLAPYKGTNIRYHIPDFRRAQTSAMRAPRGPKETNKLLPLIIAKYH is encoded by the exons ATGGTTGTGTGTGATTTTaacatgtgttttacatttgtgtGGGCCGGATGGGAGGGGACTGCACATGACACGAGAATTTTCAATGAAGCGTTAGAGACGCCGGAACTTCAATTTCCACATCCCACGGGTG ATAAATATTATGTTGTTGATGTCGGATACCCAAATACTAGAGGGTATCTTGCTCCATACAAAGGTACGAACATTCGTTATCATATACCGGATTTTCGACGTGCACAAACTAGTGCTATGCGTGCTCCTCGCGGACCCAAAGAGACCAATAAACTATTACCACTCATCATTGCGAAATATCATTGA